In Sphingomonas sp. G-3-2-10, a single window of DNA contains:
- a CDS encoding heme-binding protein — MLTLAAASTIVDTALTHARNAGLNPLAVVVLDAGAHLIAAKREDGASLFRIQIATGKATGALGMGYGTRELAKRAAGAPTFYSGLMALTGEVIPSPGGVLIRDAEGALLGAVGISGDTGDADEAAALAGIAAAGLSAQPAD; from the coding sequence ATGCTCACCCTCGCCGCCGCCTCGACCATCGTCGACACCGCGCTAACCCATGCCCGCAATGCCGGGCTCAATCCGCTCGCGGTGGTCGTGCTCGATGCCGGCGCACATCTGATCGCCGCCAAGCGCGAGGACGGCGCCAGCCTGTTCCGCATCCAGATCGCCACCGGCAAGGCCACCGGCGCGCTCGGCATGGGCTATGGCACGCGCGAACTGGCGAAGCGCGCGGCGGGCGCGCCGACCTTCTACAGCGGGCTGATGGCACTGACCGGCGAGGTCATCCCCTCCCCCGGCGGGGTGCTGATCCGCGACGCGGAAGGAGCGCTGCTCGGCGCGGTGGGGATCAGCGGCGATACGGGCGATGCCGACGAAGCCGCGGCGCTGGCTGGCATCGCCGCCGCCGGGCTTTCGGCGCAACCGGCGGATTGA
- a CDS encoding family 1 glycosylhydrolase, producing the protein MTIDRRTLLVAAGATLAMPALARTQGSAKFPKGFLWGAATAGHQVEGNNVNSDLWLLENIKPTVFTEPSGDAVNSFELWRTDLDLVKSLGLNSYRFSLEWARIEPEPGRFSIAMLDHYKAMIDGCHARGLTPMVTFNHFTSPRWFAAAGGWTNPQAPELFARFCDRAARHLAGGIGYAMTLNEPNLLRLLRSVGLPAPVIDAQRAMLAAAAKVTGTPKFGAANVANAEDVDTMLPLMIAGHKQGKAAIKAVRPDLPVGVTLAIIDEEAVGPNSKRDAIRADLYGAWLEAAKGDDFIGVQNYERSRIDANGRMPAPAGSKRNFLGSEVHAPSLAGAVRYAHRATGLPVIVTEHGVGTDDDTIRAELIPAALKELKAAMDDGVPVKGYVHWSLLDNFEWVFGYRPHFGLVAVDRKTFRRTPKPSAAVYAAIAKRNAL; encoded by the coding sequence ATGACGATCGATCGCCGTACGCTGCTCGTTGCCGCAGGCGCCACGCTGGCGATGCCGGCGCTGGCCCGCACGCAGGGCAGCGCCAAATTCCCCAAGGGATTTCTGTGGGGCGCGGCGACCGCCGGGCATCAGGTCGAAGGCAACAACGTCAATTCCGACCTGTGGCTGCTCGAGAATATCAAGCCGACCGTCTTCACCGAACCTTCGGGCGACGCGGTCAACAGCTTTGAATTGTGGCGGACCGACCTGGATCTGGTGAAATCGCTCGGCCTCAATTCCTATCGCTTCTCGCTCGAATGGGCGCGGATCGAGCCCGAGCCGGGCCGTTTCTCGATCGCGATGCTCGATCACTACAAGGCGATGATCGACGGCTGCCATGCACGCGGCCTGACGCCGATGGTGACGTTCAACCATTTCACCAGCCCGCGCTGGTTCGCGGCTGCCGGAGGCTGGACCAACCCGCAGGCGCCCGAACTGTTCGCTCGCTTCTGCGATCGCGCCGCGCGGCATCTGGCGGGCGGGATCGGCTATGCGATGACGCTGAACGAGCCGAACCTGCTGCGCCTGCTCCGCTCGGTCGGACTGCCCGCGCCGGTGATCGACGCGCAGCGCGCGATGCTGGCGGCGGCGGCGAAGGTCACCGGCACGCCCAAATTCGGCGCGGCCAATGTCGCCAATGCCGAGGATGTCGACACGATGCTCCCGCTGATGATCGCGGGGCACAAGCAGGGCAAGGCGGCGATCAAGGCGGTGCGTCCGGACCTGCCCGTCGGCGTGACGCTGGCGATCATCGACGAGGAGGCCGTCGGTCCGAACAGCAAGCGCGATGCGATCCGCGCCGATCTCTATGGCGCGTGGCTGGAGGCGGCAAAGGGCGACGATTTCATCGGCGTCCAGAATTACGAGCGCAGCCGGATCGATGCGAACGGCCGGATGCCTGCGCCCGCGGGATCGAAGCGCAATTTCCTGGGCAGCGAAGTCCATGCGCCATCGCTCGCCGGCGCGGTTCGCTATGCACATCGGGCGACCGGGCTACCGGTGATCGTCACCGAACATGGCGTGGGCACCGACGACGACACGATCCGCGCCGAACTGATCCCCGCCGCGCTGAAGGAACTCAAGGCGGCGATGGACGACGGCGTGCCGGTGAAGGGCTATGTCCACTGGTCGCTGCTCGACAATTTCGAGTGGGTGTTCGGCTATCGCCCGCATTTCGGGCTGGTCGCGGTCGACCGGAAAACCTTCAGGCGGACGCCCAAGCCGAGCGCCGCCGTCTATGCCGCGATTGCCAAACGCAACGCGCTCTGA
- a CDS encoding MBL fold metallo-hydrolase has protein sequence MTLSRAILTVAAALTCAVPAAAETACPAFRWITLGTAGGPVPTPERSEPANLLVAGDRHILVDTGDGTVGQMAKIGVQMGAVDTVLISHLHLDHSGGLAAAIGLRWMNQFPGKLTVYGPPGTRQVVDGIVASMGPPSRIGFGLGVPPPSPADSVAVVEIGDGARFALGDLTVRAVANSHFDHEGDAKNEGVSLSYRFELGGRSITYTGDTGPSAAVETLAMGSDMLVSEVIDLERLLADIRKRRTDAPEGMFAQMSQHLSTHHLTAADLGKLAAKANVARLVLTHFAVPGPLSEAEPGLRAGVRLGYFGPVDLARDLSSFDIGCAR, from the coding sequence GTGACGCTTTCGAGGGCGATCCTGACCGTTGCGGCGGCGCTGACCTGCGCCGTACCGGCGGCGGCGGAGACGGCATGCCCGGCCTTTCGCTGGATCACCCTCGGAACCGCCGGCGGGCCGGTACCCACTCCGGAGCGTTCGGAACCGGCGAACCTGCTGGTGGCGGGCGATCGTCACATCCTGGTCGACACCGGCGACGGCACGGTCGGTCAGATGGCGAAAATCGGTGTGCAGATGGGCGCGGTCGATACCGTGCTGATCAGCCATCTGCATCTCGATCACAGCGGCGGACTGGCGGCGGCAATCGGGCTGCGCTGGATGAACCAGTTTCCCGGCAAGCTGACCGTCTATGGCCCGCCGGGCACCCGGCAAGTGGTGGACGGCATCGTGGCTTCGATGGGGCCGCCTTCGCGGATCGGCTTCGGCCTTGGCGTGCCGCCGCCGTCCCCGGCGGACTCGGTCGCGGTGGTGGAGATTGGCGATGGCGCGAGGTTCGCGCTCGGCGATCTCACTGTCCGTGCGGTCGCCAATTCGCATTTCGATCATGAGGGCGATGCGAAGAACGAAGGCGTTTCGCTGAGCTATCGGTTCGAGCTGGGCGGGCGCAGCATCACCTATACCGGCGATACCGGGCCGAGCGCCGCCGTGGAAACGCTGGCGATGGGCAGCGACATGCTGGTCAGCGAAGTCATCGATCTGGAGCGGCTGCTCGCCGATATCCGCAAGCGGCGGACGGACGCGCCCGAGGGCATGTTCGCACAGATGTCGCAGCATCTGAGCACGCATCATCTGACCGCAGCGGATCTCGGCAAGCTGGCGGCGAAGGCGAATGTCGCGCGGCTGGTGCTGACCCATTTCGCAGTGCCGGGGCCGCTGTCGGAAGCCGAACCGGGCCTGCGCGCGGGCGTGCGGCTAGGCTATTTCGGGCCAGTCGATCTGGCGCGCGATCTGTCGAGCTTCGATATCGGCTGCGCGCGATGA
- a CDS encoding bifunctional 3-(3-hydroxy-phenyl)propionate/3-hydroxycinnamic acid hydroxylase has product MYDIAIIGCGPVGAFAAHLLGKAGLRTLVLEREAVPYPLPRAVHLDHEMMRLFADAGLLDAVEPLMFAADGHIHIGADGGVIRYLGSAGHARPFTFANDYFFYQPELEDALRGALARYPHVELRLGAGLETLSQDDSGATLRLTSGEELRARYVIGCDGARSTVRKALGVALDDLDFEEPWLVVDAEVDGPVRFPAFPGVPQGADLQRLSVMLCDPQRPATIVPGRGNHRRWEFMLLPGEDDQAMMAPDRVAALVEPWLTGTPHRIVRAATYRFHGLVAERWQVGRVFLAGDAAHQTPPFFGQGMCHGLRDVANLGWKLALVLGGKAAPALLETYQPERDPHVRAVIGAAVDAGRYICELDPDLAADRDRRLRAATGPRTAADLIPPIAAGVVERGAGERFLQPTLEMANGEPVRLDALSGGGWTLVTRGDVPLTDEAAAVWQSLGGAVIAIGSDAHDSEGHLAGWFADHGAVAAILRPDFYSYAAPASAAELSAAILRLGSALHLTRLRQAA; this is encoded by the coding sequence ATGTACGATATCGCGATCATCGGCTGCGGCCCGGTCGGCGCGTTCGCCGCTCACCTGCTGGGCAAGGCGGGGCTGCGCACGCTCGTCCTCGAACGCGAGGCCGTGCCCTATCCCCTGCCCCGCGCGGTGCATCTCGATCATGAGATGATGCGGCTGTTCGCCGATGCCGGCCTGCTCGACGCGGTCGAACCGCTGATGTTCGCCGCCGATGGCCATATCCATATCGGCGCCGACGGGGGCGTGATCCGCTATCTCGGATCCGCCGGGCACGCGCGCCCCTTCACCTTCGCCAACGACTATTTCTTCTACCAGCCCGAGCTGGAAGATGCGCTGCGCGGCGCACTCGCTCGCTATCCGCATGTCGAGCTCCGGCTGGGTGCGGGGCTTGAAACCCTGTCGCAGGACGATTCCGGCGCAACGCTTCGCCTGACTTCGGGCGAGGAACTGCGTGCCCGCTACGTCATCGGCTGCGACGGCGCGCGCAGCACGGTGCGCAAGGCGCTTGGCGTCGCGCTGGACGATCTCGATTTCGAGGAACCCTGGCTCGTCGTCGATGCCGAAGTCGACGGGCCGGTCCGCTTCCCCGCGTTCCCCGGCGTGCCGCAGGGCGCCGACCTTCAGCGGCTGTCGGTGATGCTGTGCGATCCGCAACGCCCGGCGACGATCGTGCCCGGCCGCGGCAATCACCGGCGCTGGGAATTCATGCTGCTGCCCGGTGAGGACGATCAGGCGATGATGGCGCCGGATCGTGTCGCGGCGCTGGTCGAACCGTGGCTGACCGGCACGCCGCACCGTATCGTCCGCGCCGCCACCTATCGCTTCCACGGCCTTGTCGCGGAACGGTGGCAGGTCGGCCGCGTGTTCCTTGCCGGAGACGCCGCGCACCAGACCCCGCCCTTTTTCGGGCAGGGCATGTGCCACGGCCTGCGCGATGTCGCCAATCTCGGCTGGAAGCTCGCGCTGGTGCTCGGCGGCAAGGCCGCGCCAGCGCTGCTGGAAACCTATCAGCCCGAACGCGATCCGCATGTCCGCGCGGTGATCGGCGCGGCGGTCGATGCCGGGCGCTATATCTGCGAACTCGATCCGGATCTCGCCGCCGATCGCGACCGCCGCCTGCGCGCCGCCACCGGGCCGCGCACCGCTGCGGACCTGATCCCGCCGATCGCGGCGGGCGTGGTCGAGCGAGGCGCGGGCGAGCGTTTCCTGCAGCCGACGCTGGAAATGGCGAATGGCGAACCGGTCCGGCTCGACGCACTGTCGGGCGGCGGCTGGACGCTGGTGACAAGGGGCGATGTGCCGCTCACCGACGAAGCGGCTGCGGTCTGGCAGTCGCTCGGCGGCGCCGTCATCGCCATCGGAAGCGATGCACACGACTCGGAAGGCCATCTCGCCGGCTGGTTCGCGGATCACGGGGCCGTCGCCGCGATCCTCCGCCCCGATTTCTACAGCTACGCCGCCCCCGCCAGCGCCGCGGAACTCTCCGCCGCTATCCTGCGGCTCGGCAGCGCGCTTCACCTCACGCGGCTGCGTCAGGCAGCCTGA
- a CDS encoding TonB-dependent receptor, with protein sequence MKTIIGASALAIATMFAAPAFAQDAADPAAPAAAETQDNGEIVVTATRRAERLQDVPLAVNAITGDTLEATGFKDLTNIQYTFSGVQFGTAPNDSGFRVRGVGTLGGFTSSSELPVGLVVDNVVIGFGSPVQSLGDLERVEVLKGPQGTQFGKNASSGVINIVTKRPQLGEFGGSAFASYGSLNERDLHGSVNIPIGSTAALNVYAFDREYDGFIRNVVRNEDWGGQHSYGGRAKLLWEPSSSFSVYLMGDYSRLKQQGPGQLWTLNRLEPAQTAPGGVAGLPFVNLAALGVAIGPENDKSIEDGAGFLDVENYGGSLQLDLSLGDYTLTSVSAYRVAQEAPYTFAIDGLPYQKFFAKATGEGKRFYSQELRVTSPSGGPVEFVGGVYVSRQETGLGDGQSAILRPAQPYNGFPQVSITAGYNVTRTKTDSLAGFFDGRLRLSSSFSLLGGLRLTRDKVEAENFSYVDTALAPFVPPSPANGFTPSGTVPYTARPLVKGETSATNLSGRFGAEFKPTSDLLFFATYARGYLGPTVTFSGLTGTRSDVAPQTVDDFTAGAKMQFLNRTLTVNLNAFIDKYRDLQTSVFNGTEFVTENAGGAETKGFEVELILRPVRTLTFNVSYTYSDAKFTDYITACPAYVTRIGQAATRCNAPGSTVATPLYQAGGEALPGAPKHTLNVGAALDQPITDHLSFDLSANLSMRSDVTYAVGDPLQKQDGYEIVNLNAGIGSTDGKWRIGVFARNLFGTDFNSAIIGLPFTDGGYVNWRTREAERTFGVSLEGRF encoded by the coding sequence ATGAAGACCATCATCGGAGCGTCCGCACTGGCCATCGCGACCATGTTCGCGGCGCCCGCTTTCGCTCAGGACGCCGCCGATCCGGCCGCGCCCGCCGCCGCCGAAACGCAGGACAATGGCGAGATCGTCGTCACCGCGACGCGGCGCGCCGAGCGGCTGCAGGACGTGCCGCTGGCAGTGAACGCGATCACCGGCGACACGCTGGAAGCGACCGGCTTCAAGGACCTGACCAACATCCAATATACCTTTTCGGGCGTGCAGTTCGGCACTGCGCCGAACGATTCCGGCTTCCGCGTCCGCGGCGTCGGCACGCTGGGCGGCTTCACCAGCTCGTCGGAACTGCCGGTCGGCCTGGTGGTCGACAATGTGGTCATCGGCTTCGGCAGCCCGGTCCAGTCGCTCGGCGATCTCGAGCGGGTCGAAGTGCTCAAGGGGCCGCAGGGCACGCAGTTCGGCAAGAATGCCTCGTCGGGCGTGATCAACATCGTCACCAAGCGGCCGCAGCTCGGCGAGTTCGGCGGCAGCGCCTTCGCATCCTATGGCTCGCTCAACGAACGCGACCTGCATGGATCGGTCAACATCCCGATCGGATCGACCGCGGCGCTCAACGTCTATGCGTTCGACCGCGAATATGACGGATTCATCCGCAACGTGGTGCGCAACGAGGATTGGGGCGGCCAGCACAGCTATGGCGGGCGCGCCAAATTGCTGTGGGAGCCGAGCAGCAGCTTCTCGGTCTATCTGATGGGCGACTATTCGCGGCTGAAGCAGCAGGGACCGGGACAGCTCTGGACGCTCAACCGGCTCGAACCCGCGCAGACCGCGCCGGGCGGCGTGGCGGGCCTGCCGTTCGTCAACCTCGCGGCGCTGGGCGTGGCGATCGGGCCGGAGAACGACAAGTCGATCGAGGACGGCGCGGGCTTCCTCGATGTCGAGAATTATGGCGGGTCGCTCCAGCTCGACCTGTCGCTGGGCGATTATACGCTGACCTCGGTGAGCGCGTATCGCGTCGCGCAGGAAGCGCCCTATACCTTCGCGATCGACGGGCTGCCCTATCAGAAGTTCTTCGCCAAGGCGACGGGCGAGGGGAAGCGCTTCTACTCGCAGGAACTGCGCGTGACGTCGCCGAGCGGCGGTCCGGTGGAGTTCGTGGGCGGCGTGTATGTGTCGCGGCAGGAAACGGGCCTTGGCGACGGGCAGAGCGCGATCCTGCGTCCGGCGCAGCCCTATAACGGCTTCCCGCAAGTCTCGATCACCGCGGGCTACAACGTCACCCGCACCAAGACCGACAGCCTTGCCGGATTCTTCGACGGGCGGCTCCGGCTGAGCAGCAGCTTCAGCCTGCTGGGCGGCCTTCGCCTGACGCGCGACAAGGTGGAAGCGGAGAATTTCAGCTATGTCGATACCGCGCTGGCGCCGTTCGTGCCGCCGAGCCCTGCCAATGGCTTCACGCCGTCGGGCACGGTGCCCTACACCGCGCGGCCGCTGGTGAAGGGCGAGACGAGCGCGACCAATCTTTCGGGCCGGTTCGGCGCGGAGTTCAAGCCGACCAGCGACCTGCTGTTCTTCGCGACCTATGCCCGCGGCTATCTGGGGCCGACGGTGACCTTCTCGGGCCTGACCGGCACGCGCAGCGACGTTGCGCCGCAGACGGTGGACGACTTCACCGCCGGGGCGAAGATGCAGTTCCTCAACCGCACGCTGACGGTCAATCTCAACGCGTTCATCGACAAGTATCGCGACCTTCAGACTTCGGTGTTCAACGGTACCGAATTCGTGACCGAGAATGCCGGCGGCGCGGAAACCAAGGGCTTCGAAGTCGAACTGATCCTGCGCCCGGTCCGGACGCTGACGTTCAACGTGTCGTACACCTATTCGGACGCGAAGTTCACCGACTACATCACGGCGTGCCCGGCCTATGTGACGCGCATCGGCCAGGCGGCGACGCGGTGCAACGCGCCGGGATCGACGGTGGCGACCCCGCTGTACCAGGCGGGCGGCGAAGCGCTGCCGGGTGCGCCGAAGCACACCCTGAATGTCGGCGCGGCGCTCGATCAGCCGATCACCGATCACCTCTCGTTCGATCTGTCGGCCAATCTCTCGATGCGCAGCGACGTGACCTATGCGGTCGGCGATCCGCTGCAGAAGCAGGACGGGTACGAGATCGTGAACCTCAACGCCGGGATCGGCAGCACCGACGGCAAGTGGCGGATCGGCGTGTTCGCACGCAACCTGTTCGGCACCGATTTCAATTCGGCGATCATCGGTCTGCCCTTCACCGACGGCGGCTATGTCAACTGGCGCACCCGCGAAGCCGAGCGTACCTTCGGCGTCTCGCTGGAGGGGAGGTTCTGA
- a CDS encoding LysR family transcriptional regulator, producing the protein MRLDPRQLRILLTVVRAGSFSAAARQLNMSQPAVSMLIAQLERAVGAQLVERGRQGATPTQAGRILTRRAEMIETVLDLAQKEIELGMAEVEGPLIVGGTPGALMSLLPGAVSLLEARGTRYALRIVEATDAELITMLRELRVDLAVGTAGVGVVPDDILERAILSDSFVLVMRAGNSFDGESATLADLSALEWVLPDVGGAFQRQIEAMFLSAGVPVPQRAVRCDSLATTKEIIRRSNHVSILPHRVVASDIASGQLRQVALRGGPPPRLVGVRMLRDRTQMPLADQLVRAMADAAQVEHP; encoded by the coding sequence ATGCGCCTCGATCCCCGCCAGCTTCGCATCCTGCTGACCGTGGTGCGGGCAGGTTCGTTCAGCGCCGCAGCGCGCCAGCTCAACATGTCGCAGCCGGCGGTTTCGATGCTGATCGCGCAGCTCGAACGCGCCGTCGGAGCCCAGCTCGTCGAGCGCGGCAGACAAGGCGCGACACCCACCCAGGCAGGCCGCATCCTCACGCGCCGCGCCGAGATGATCGAAACCGTGCTCGACCTTGCGCAGAAGGAAATCGAGCTGGGCATGGCCGAGGTCGAGGGCCCGCTGATCGTCGGCGGCACCCCGGGCGCGCTGATGAGCCTGTTGCCCGGCGCGGTCAGCCTGCTCGAAGCGCGCGGCACCCGCTATGCGCTGCGCATCGTCGAAGCGACCGATGCCGAGCTGATCACCATGCTTCGCGAGCTTCGCGTCGATCTCGCGGTCGGCACCGCCGGCGTCGGCGTGGTGCCCGACGACATATTGGAGCGAGCGATCCTCTCCGACAGTTTCGTGCTGGTGATGCGCGCCGGGAACAGCTTCGACGGCGAAAGCGCGACGCTGGCCGATTTGAGCGCGCTCGAATGGGTGCTGCCCGATGTGGGCGGCGCGTTCCAGCGCCAGATCGAAGCGATGTTCCTCAGCGCCGGCGTGCCCGTTCCGCAGCGCGCGGTGCGATGCGATTCGCTGGCGACGACCAAGGAGATCATCCGCCGCTCCAACCATGTCAGCATCCTGCCCCACCGCGTCGTCGCGTCCGATATCGCCAGCGGACAGCTGCGTCAGGTCGCGCTGCGCGGCGGACCGCCGCCGCGTCTGGTCGGCGTGCGGATGCTGCGCGACCGGACCCAGATGCCGCTCGCCGATCAGCTCGTCCGGGCGATGGCCGACGCCGCGCAGGTCGAACATCCATAA
- a CDS encoding alpha/beta hydrolase, translated as MRLKFVLAALPLLLAVPAFGQTAPPPGAFRFAELAAPDQKDAIPLYTGVAPGSDPAALPEQWLSINGDAVVRNVTRPTITAYLPDPKKATGAAVIVAPGGAYYMLAMQLEGWNVAQWLADHGIAAFVLKYRVDATPRSLPEMQATIGRRMGDLLSRPRTVGDVPVAYFPPAVADAQAAIRLIRARSGEWGIDPDRIGMIGFSAGAMTALAATLANDPAARPAFTGAIYPPMNSAEVPADAAPLFVAIAADDGLFGGRGFGLVQSWQAAKRPVELHYYEKGDHGFGVGKPGTTSAAVMDQFRLWLETRGLLKPAK; from the coding sequence ATGCGCCTGAAATTCGTGCTGGCGGCGCTGCCGCTGCTGCTTGCCGTGCCCGCGTTCGGCCAGACCGCGCCGCCGCCGGGAGCGTTCCGCTTCGCCGAGCTTGCCGCGCCGGACCAGAAGGACGCGATCCCGCTCTACACCGGCGTGGCGCCGGGTTCGGATCCTGCCGCGCTTCCCGAGCAATGGCTGTCGATCAACGGCGACGCGGTGGTCCGCAACGTCACGCGCCCGACGATCACCGCCTATCTGCCCGATCCGAAGAAGGCGACCGGCGCGGCGGTGATCGTGGCGCCGGGTGGCGCCTATTACATGCTGGCGATGCAGCTCGAGGGCTGGAACGTCGCGCAATGGCTGGCGGATCACGGGATCGCGGCGTTCGTCCTCAAATACCGTGTCGACGCCACGCCGCGTTCGCTGCCCGAGATGCAGGCGACGATCGGGCGGCGCATGGGCGATCTGCTGAGCCGTCCGCGTACGGTGGGCGATGTGCCGGTCGCCTATTTTCCGCCTGCCGTCGCCGATGCGCAGGCCGCGATCCGGCTGATCCGCGCGCGTTCGGGGGAATGGGGCATCGATCCCGATCGAATCGGCATGATCGGCTTCTCCGCCGGCGCCATGACCGCGCTGGCGGCGACACTGGCCAACGATCCGGCGGCGCGGCCGGCCTTCACCGGCGCAATCTATCCGCCGATGAATAGCGCCGAAGTCCCGGCCGACGCCGCGCCCTTGTTCGTAGCGATCGCTGCCGATGACGGGCTGTTCGGGGGACGCGGCTTTGGTCTCGTCCAGTCGTGGCAGGCGGCGAAGCGCCCGGTGGAGCTGCATTATTACGAGAAGGGCGACCACGGCTTTGGCGTGGGCAAGCCGGGGACGACATCGGCGGCGGTGATGGACCAGTTCCGCCTGTGGCTGGAGACACGCGGCTTGCTGAAGCCGGCGAAGTAG
- a CDS encoding alpha/beta hydrolase: MSDAIAAMGRVLGPDVLAAVQDLYRGEQEQLAAGHPVDAADLPYGEHPRHRLDLYRAKGASGPAPVLLWVHGGGFIRGEKCAPDHPYGANVGRWAARAGMLGAVMNYRLAPECGWPAGGEDVGAAVDWLKANAAAHGGDPDRIVAIGTSAGAVHVATHLRLAAGDTGLAGVGLLSGLYGFTPLDDRDTLYYGAPDMYAARMPREAVVASEVPLFVACAEFDPPRFQAETLGLLAARLDTHGQMPRAYIASGHNHFSMGCHIGTADTRLTDEIASFIGAL; the protein is encoded by the coding sequence ATGAGCGATGCGATCGCCGCGATGGGCCGGGTGCTGGGACCGGATGTGCTGGCGGCGGTGCAGGACCTGTATCGCGGCGAACAGGAACAGCTCGCAGCCGGGCATCCGGTCGATGCAGCGGATCTGCCCTATGGCGAGCATCCGCGGCATCGGCTCGATCTGTACCGGGCGAAGGGTGCGTCCGGCCCCGCGCCGGTGCTGCTATGGGTGCATGGCGGCGGTTTCATCCGTGGCGAGAAATGCGCGCCCGATCATCCCTATGGCGCGAATGTCGGCCGCTGGGCGGCGCGAGCGGGGATGCTGGGCGCTGTGATGAATTACCGGCTGGCGCCCGAATGCGGCTGGCCGGCCGGCGGCGAGGATGTCGGCGCCGCGGTCGACTGGCTGAAGGCCAATGCGGCGGCGCATGGCGGCGACCCTGACCGGATCGTAGCGATCGGCACTTCGGCGGGCGCGGTGCATGTCGCGACGCATCTGCGGCTTGCCGCCGGGGACACCGGACTGGCGGGCGTGGGGCTACTGTCGGGCCTGTACGGCTTCACGCCGCTCGATGATCGCGACACGCTCTATTACGGCGCGCCGGATATGTATGCGGCGCGGATGCCGCGCGAAGCGGTGGTCGCCAGCGAGGTGCCGCTGTTCGTCGCCTGCGCCGAATTCGATCCTCCGCGCTTTCAGGCCGAGACGCTGGGGCTGCTCGCAGCCCGGCTCGACACGCATGGCCAGATGCCGCGCGCGTACATCGCGAGCGGGCACAATCATTTCAGCATGGGCTGTCACATCGGCACCGCGGACACGCGGCTGACCGACGAGATCGCCAGCTTTATCGGAGCGCTTTGA
- a CDS encoding amidohydrolase family protein, producing the protein MRRIILKNGRIFDGSGSASFTGSVLIEGDRIAQVGRGNEGLIGAGDAEIVDCAGATVMPGMIEAHGHLTWPSSTERFEPRFMLPPEEMMLAAARNGRILLDHGFTSVFSAGALGERIEVVLRDEFARGALPGPRLLASTIERSPEGAEGIETGKKLSIGEGPEAMRAFVTRCHELGIDTVKLVLSGEDQLLPGSSQHILYHEDEVTAACETAHKLGMRVAAHTQAAEAVKIALRSGVDILYHCTHADAEALDMLAAHKDRIFMAPAVGVLVGTMEATPPPHIDMSSMKAFAAPAIEMSQALVPELKRRGVRVLPGGDYGFPFNPNGANARDLQHFVDLYGYTPAEALSAATMLGGQIMGMGGELGLVRPGYIADLLIVDGDPTANVAILQDKANLRGIMQAGSFYKTPAPVASCFGVA; encoded by the coding sequence ATGCGGCGCATCATTCTGAAAAACGGCCGGATTTTCGACGGCAGCGGCAGTGCGTCCTTCACCGGATCGGTGCTGATCGAGGGCGATCGCATCGCCCAGGTCGGCCGCGGCAATGAAGGACTGATCGGCGCCGGCGATGCGGAAATCGTCGACTGCGCCGGTGCCACGGTGATGCCCGGCATGATCGAGGCGCACGGCCATCTCACCTGGCCGTCCTCGACCGAACGGTTCGAGCCGCGCTTCATGCTGCCGCCCGAGGAAATGATGCTCGCCGCTGCGCGCAACGGCCGCATCCTGCTCGATCACGGCTTCACCAGCGTCTTTTCCGCCGGAGCGCTCGGCGAGCGGATCGAAGTGGTGCTGCGCGACGAATTCGCCCGCGGCGCGCTGCCCGGTCCGCGCCTGCTCGCTTCCACGATAGAACGCAGCCCCGAAGGCGCCGAGGGGATCGAAACCGGCAAGAAGCTCTCGATCGGCGAAGGTCCGGAGGCGATGCGCGCCTTCGTCACGCGCTGCCACGAACTCGGCATCGATACGGTCAAGCTGGTGCTATCGGGCGAGGACCAGCTTCTGCCCGGCAGTTCGCAGCACATCCTGTATCACGAGGACGAAGTGACGGCCGCGTGCGAAACCGCACACAAGCTCGGCATGCGCGTCGCCGCGCACACCCAGGCGGCCGAAGCGGTCAAGATCGCGCTCCGTTCGGGCGTCGATATCCTCTATCACTGCACCCATGCCGATGCCGAAGCGCTCGACATGCTCGCCGCGCACAAGGATCGCATCTTCATGGCCCCGGCGGTCGGCGTTCTCGTCGGCACGATGGAAGCGACCCCGCCGCCGCATATCGACATGTCGTCGATGAAGGCGTTCGCGGCCCCGGCGATCGAAATGTCGCAGGCGCTGGTGCCCGAACTGAAGCGGCGCGGCGTCCGCGTGCTGCCCGGCGGCGACTATGGCTTCCCGTTCAATCCGAACGGCGCCAACGCCCGCGATCTCCAGCATTTCGTCGATCTCTACGGCTATACGCCCGCCGAGGCACTGTCGGCCGCGACGATGCTGGGCGGGCAGATCATGGGCATGGGCGGCGAGCTGGGACTGGTCCGGCCGGGCTATATCGCCGACCTGCTGATCGTCGATGGCGATCCCACCGCGAACGTCGCGATCCTTCAGGACAAGGCCAATCTGCGCGGGATCATGCAGGCGGGCAGTTTCTACAAGACGCCCGCGCCCGTCGCTTCCTGCTTCGGCGTCGCCTGA